The genomic DNA TTACGGGGTGGAGACCATCCCGCCGCGCTGGCTGCGCAAGCTCGACCGCGACGTCTACAACGAAATCTGCGCCCAGGTGGACGGGCTGCTCGCCCGCGCCCCGGCGCTCAAGCAGGGGTGACCGCGACCATGGCCGACGTGATCTTCTTCGAAAAGCCCGGCTGCGCCGGCAACAATCGCCAGAAGGCGCTGCTGGCGGAGGCCGGGCACACCGTCCACGCCCGCGACCTGCTGTCCGAACCCTGGACGGCGGACCGTCTGCGCTCCTTCTTCGGCGACCGTCCGGTGGCCGAGTGGTTCAACCGCGCCGCCCCGGCGGTGAAGAGCGGGGAGGTCGATCCGGACGCGCTGGACGAGGCTGCCGCCCTGGCGCTGATGCTGAGGACGCCGCTGCTGATCCGCCGTCCGCTGATGCAGGTGGGTGACCGCCGCGACTGCGGCTTCGAGGCGGAGCGGGTGGACGCCTGGATCGGGCTGGCCGCCGGAGCGCCGGAGGGCAAGCTGGAAGGCTGCGCCCGCGCCGGGATGCCGCCCTGCCCACCACCCAAGACAACCGATTGACGATTTTGCTGCTCCGTTGGAGGACAAGAACCGACACGGATTTCACGGATCAAAGCCGGATTTCACGGAATCCGCCGGATCGGCGCATGTGGCCTTACGTTGCGCATCCCGCGATCGGACGGTTCCGTGAAATCCGTGTCTCTATCCGTGCAATCCGTGTCGATTCTTGTCCGCCTTTGCCGCGCGCTGCGTTCAGGCGATCACTGAGTCCACCACCCGCAAAGGGGTGACGGGACAACCCGGACTGTCGTAGGTTTGCCCCCGTCCTGTTTGAAACCCGACATTTCAGCGATGGGGGCCGATCCATGTGCGAACTCCTGGGCATGAGCGCCAACGTGCCCACGGACATCTGCTTCAGCTTTCGCGGCCTGATGCGCCGCGGCGGGCAGACCGGTCCGCACCGCGACGGCTGGGGGATTGCCTTCTACGAGGGGAAGGGCTGCCGCGCCTTCCACGACCCGGCGCCGAGCTGCGAGTCGGAGATCGCGCGGCTGGTCAGCAGCTATTCGATCAAGTCCTGCGTGGTGATCTCCCACATCCGCCGCGCCAATCGCGGCCGGGTGTCGCTGGAGAACACCCACCCCTTCACGCGGGAGCTGTGGGGCCGCGTCTGGACCTTCGCCCACAACGGCCAGCTCAAGGGCATCAAGGACCGGACGCTGACCTTCTACGAGCCGGTCGGGACGACGGACAGCGAGCACGCCTTCTGCTGGCTGCTCGACCAGATCCGCATGCAGTATCCGGAGCCGCCCAAGAGCAGCGGCGCCCTGATGCGGCTGATCCGCGACCTCGCCACCGACCTCGGCACGCTGGGCGTCTTCAACATGCTGCTCAGCGACGGGCGGTACCTGTGGTGCCACTGCGCGACCAACCTCGCCTGGCTGACGCGGAAGGCCCCCTTCGGCCCGGCGACGCTGATCGACGAGGACATGAGCGTCGATTTCGCCAAGGAGACGACGCCCGACGACGTGGTGACGGTCGTCGCCACCCGCCCCCTGACCCGCGACGAGAATTGGACCGTCATGAAGGGGGGAGAGATGGTCGTGTTCAAGGGCGGCAATCGGGTGCGCTGACCGGGGATTGTTCTGTTCCGTGCAACGAAGATTGGCGAAATCGGGGCTCAATCGATTGGCGTAAGCGGGCTTATGGTCACTCCCGAGACAAACCGAAGCGGTGACGGTGCCGGCCCGGCGCCCCGCTTCCCGGACAGGAAGACGTGACCATGAAGATCCTTCGCATCGACTCCAGCCCGCTGGGCGACGCCTCCGTTTCCCGCCAGCTCACCGCCTCGATCGTCGCGGCGCTGCGCCAGGGGACTCCGGACGCCGAGGTTTCCGTCCGCGACCTCACCGTCGCTCCGCCGGACCACCTGACCGGCGAGCTGATGCAGGTGGTGAAGTTCCGCAATCTGGAGGGCCTGACCGCCCGCCAGCAAGAGGAGCTGGCCCTGACCGACGCGCTGGTCGACGAGTTCCTGGCCGCCGACGTCGTGGTGATCGGCGCCCCGATGTACAATTTCACGGTCCCGACCCAGCTCAAGGCCTGGATCGATCGCATCGCCCAGGCGGGCCGCACCTTCCGCTACACCGAGACCGGCCCGGTCGGCCTGGCCGGCGGCAAGAAGGTCTATATCGCCTCGACGCGCGGCGGCGTTTACTCGACCAACGCCGCGATGAGCGCGCTGGATCATCAGGAGGCCTTCCTGCGCACGGTGCTGGGCTTCCTGGGCGTCACCGACGTGACGGTGATCCGCGCCGAGGGCGTCGGCATGGGTCCGGACGCCCGCGCCAAGGCGCTGGCCGCCGCCCAACAGGAAATCGACGCCCTGGCGACCCCGGTCGCGGCGTAAAAGGTGACTGTCCCCTCTCCCCTCCGGGGAGAGGGTTAGGGTGAGGGGGGTGCGCGTGTCGGAGCGTCCGGCACAAGCGCAACCCCCTCACCCGGCCCTTCGGGCCACCCTCTCCCCAGAGGGGAGAGGGGAGCTTCGCGACGCGCTCGCTTTAATTGGCCCCCATCGCCTCGCTGATCCGCCGGACGGCCTCGTCCAGGGGCAGGTCGAGGCGGGTGATGTTCTGCAGCTCCAGGAAGCGCGCCTCGTTCTTCGACAGCTCGCCCTCGATCACCGCCCAGTGCTTGTCCGACGAGCGCTTGGCGATCTGGCGGGCGAAGGTGCGCTGGATTTCCTGGTCGAAGCGGCAGCCGAGATAGAGGAAGCTCCGGCCCGCCCGTCGTTCCTGCACGACGGCGGGAATCGGCGTCTGAATGTCGATCTCCGTGAGGATCTCGACAAAGTCGCTGTCGGAAATCAGGTAGTTCCCCGCCGGGGCGGCGCTGCCCGACGGCTTGTAGAGCAGGGTCTCCCAGCCGGATGCCGCGGCGGCTTCGACCTCCGCGCCGCCCGGCGCGTAGTATTTCACCCATTCGCCGACGCCCTGCGGGTGGGACAGTCCCTGGATCTGGCCCCAGCTCCGGTCCGGAGCGGCGGTCAGCAGGCTTTCCAGCGTGTTGTCGTACCAAACATCGACGATCATCGGCGGTGCGGGCAGGGTGGCCAGCCACGCGTGAACCGGCGTCGCCGGGACCTCGCGCTTGAAGATCTCGTTCAAAATGCCGTCCAGCGTCTTGCGGTGGCGCCGCGATTCGATGAACTGGGCGACAGCGGTCAGCTGGCTGCGGATGCGGCCCGGTGCGGCGACCTTGGCGTTCAGCCGTTGCGCCAGTTCCAGCGAGGTGTGCGGGATCGGGCAGTCGGCCTCCGGCAGCAGCGCGAAGGCGCCCGGCCCGAGATAGGGCACCGCGCCCCGCGCCTTCAGCGCCGTGGCGATCTCCGCGATGATGGTATCGGTGTCCGTGCTGTCGATGACGGCGGTGTCGGTCATGCTTAACCCCGTTCGGCTGGCGTTTGCCCCCTCCCTGGCCCTCCCCCGCCGGGCGGGGGAGGGGATAAAGGGGAAGCGTTTCACAAATAGATCGCCGCGCCCGCCCCCGTGTTGACGGTGGCGTCCTTCAGCGTGTCCACGATGAACTGCACCTCGTCGGCGGTGACCTTGTGGTGCAGCGGCAGGGCCAGCACGCGGTCGACCGTCTTCTGGCAGACCGGGCAGTCGGCCCGGCTGGCGCCGCGTTCCTGGTAGTATTGCTGGGTGTAGAGCGCCTGCCCGTAGTCCGACGCCTCGACGTCGTGCGTCGCCAAGTCCTCCAGCACCGCCTTGCGCCCCGAGGCGGTGAAGCGGGTGCCGAGGTGGACGGCGTAGACCATCGGGTGCACGTCGTCGGCGCCCGGCCCCTTGTAGGGCGGCTTGATGCCCTCGAAGGAGGCCATGGCCGCCTCGTAGTGGCTGACCACCTCCCGGCGCTTCGCCAGGATTTCCGGCAGGCGCTTCAACTGGACGAGGCCCAGCGCGGCGGTCAGGTTGCTCATGCCCGCCTGGAAGGGGATGGTTCGGGTGATGACCACCGTGTTGCGGTGCTCCATCTCGCGCCGGCGCAGGTAGCGGAGCTGGTGGGCGAGGTTGCGGTCGTCGGTGACGATCATCCCGCCTTCGCCGGTCACCAGCACGCCGGGCTCGGAGAAGTCGAAGACCGCGCAGTCGCCGAAGCTGCCGACCAGCTTCCCCTTGTAGGAGGAGCCAATGGCCTCGGTCGAATCCTCGATCAGGATCAGCCCCTTGTCGGCGGCGAGCGCGCGCAGCTCGTCCCAATGGGCGGGGTGGCCGTTGACGTTGCCGGCGAGGATGGCCTTGGTCCGCGGCGTGATCTTCGCCTCGGCCTTCGCCGGGTTGATGGTGTGCTGCCAATAGTCGATGTCGACGAAGACCGGCTCCGCGCCGGCCAGCGCGATGGCGTGCTGCACCTGGTGCCAGCCGAAGGGGGAGCAGAGAACCTCGTCCCCCGGTCCGATGCCATAGGCCTTGAGCACCATCAGCGTGGCGAGGGTGCCGCTGGACACCGCGACCGCGTGGGCGCGGCCGAGCCAAGCGGCGAAGGCCTGCTCGAATCCCTCCGTCATCCGCCCGTCGCC from Azospirillum brasilense includes the following:
- a CDS encoding ArsC/Spx/MgsR family protein, whose translation is MADVIFFEKPGCAGNNRQKALLAEAGHTVHARDLLSEPWTADRLRSFFGDRPVAEWFNRAAPAVKSGEVDPDALDEAAALALMLRTPLLIRRPLMQVGDRRDCGFEAERVDAWIGLAAGAPEGKLEGCARAGMPPCPPPKTTD
- a CDS encoding class II glutamine amidotransferase, whose translation is MCELLGMSANVPTDICFSFRGLMRRGGQTGPHRDGWGIAFYEGKGCRAFHDPAPSCESEIARLVSSYSIKSCVVISHIRRANRGRVSLENTHPFTRELWGRVWTFAHNGQLKGIKDRTLTFYEPVGTTDSEHAFCWLLDQIRMQYPEPPKSSGALMRLIRDLATDLGTLGVFNMLLSDGRYLWCHCATNLAWLTRKAPFGPATLIDEDMSVDFAKETTPDDVVTVVATRPLTRDENWTVMKGGEMVVFKGGNRVR
- a CDS encoding FMN-dependent NADH-azoreductase → MKILRIDSSPLGDASVSRQLTASIVAALRQGTPDAEVSVRDLTVAPPDHLTGELMQVVKFRNLEGLTARQQEELALTDALVDEFLAADVVVIGAPMYNFTVPTQLKAWIDRIAQAGRTFRYTETGPVGLAGGKKVYIASTRGGVYSTNAAMSALDHQEAFLRTVLGFLGVTDVTVIRAEGVGMGPDARAKALAAAQQEIDALATPVAA
- a CDS encoding SIR2 family protein, with the protein product MTDTAVIDSTDTDTIIAEIATALKARGAVPYLGPGAFALLPEADCPIPHTSLELAQRLNAKVAAPGRIRSQLTAVAQFIESRRHRKTLDGILNEIFKREVPATPVHAWLATLPAPPMIVDVWYDNTLESLLTAAPDRSWGQIQGLSHPQGVGEWVKYYAPGGAEVEAAAASGWETLLYKPSGSAAPAGNYLISDSDFVEILTEIDIQTPIPAVVQERRAGRSFLYLGCRFDQEIQRTFARQIAKRSSDKHWAVIEGELSKNEARFLELQNITRLDLPLDEAVRRISEAMGAN
- a CDS encoding DegT/DnrJ/EryC1/StrS family aminotransferase, which codes for MTMPEEDAGGELGDYIPLIDPDISEAEVAVLGRILTSGSLGDGRMTEGFEQAFAAWLGRAHAVAVSSGTLATLMVLKAYGIGPGDEVLCSPFGWHQVQHAIALAGAEPVFVDIDYWQHTINPAKAEAKITPRTKAILAGNVNGHPAHWDELRALAADKGLILIEDSTEAIGSSYKGKLVGSFGDCAVFDFSEPGVLVTGEGGMIVTDDRNLAHQLRYLRRREMEHRNTVVITRTIPFQAGMSNLTAALGLVQLKRLPEILAKRREVVSHYEAAMASFEGIKPPYKGPGADDVHPMVYAVHLGTRFTASGRKAVLEDLATHDVEASDYGQALYTQQYYQERGASRADCPVCQKTVDRVLALPLHHKVTADEVQFIVDTLKDATVNTGAGAAIYL